Below is a genomic region from Ciona intestinalis chromosome 14, KH, whole genome shotgun sequence.
TTTGTTGCGCAATCCTCCCCTTCATATCCCTCCACACATTGACAATGATAATGAGCCCCACTACTTGTACACGTCCCACTGTTGTAACATTCTATCACTTCACAAGGATCAACAAGGTTTactgcaaaatatatttcataccTTTAGGCAGTTAGGGGTTATGGGGGGATTATttgttaggggttagtagaTAACATAATGAAAAGATTCTTCACcaataacttaaataaaacattcaaacaaatgCCTGGTTGTTCACAAATATAGCCcattgtttcatcacaatCCCCGGGAAGCCATCGTAATTCCTGGCTTCCTGATTGGCTGACCATCTTCAAACAACTCCCTATGACATCACTTCCTGTTTCACTCCAGTATTGGAAGGTCATGTGACTTCCATCCAACCAGAACCAACCTGGAACCAACGAcaacaacttttaaacaaaacaaacttaaaccTGTATTTTGGCTCTTTCAGCAAAACAATTGCTAACCAACGTTTTAACGTCCCATTCAGGTCGTCTTTATTAGGGTGTGACacttcaaaatattaaaaatatgcctGACAGCGACAGTATATATAAAACCAACTTAATTATGGTTATTTTACCATCGCTCGTTTTCTTGGCTCCGATCCACAGTTGCACCTCTTCACCATTATACATTGAACTTGTTTGATTTTCAATAACTTGTTGTGTTTGCAAATCTTTTATAATAACAAGCCCcgcttgtttgtttaattcacACAGATCGCTTGATCTGGAAAACGACGACAAACTGCTGGCTTGataatttatatgaaaaagGTTTTCATTCaaatcattttcttcaaatttaGCTGAAACATCGACAAATAAGATAATGTGATTGttggaaataaaaacaaaccttcaGCACAAAGCTGTCCTGTAAAAGCAGGTTGACAATCGCAAGTAAAACTTTCAACAGCCCTCACACAACTACCACTGTTATTACATGGGTTGGGTTCGCACAGATCTGTTCATAACTTAGTTaaacaagaacaaacaaacaaatgattGTAACCTGTTTCACAATGATCACCAACATATCCATCTTGGCAAATACATCGATATCCAGTAGGTGCGTGGTTACATGTTCCATGGTTGCATGGGTTGGGTTTGCATAGATCTAACATCAAGTGTTAATGATGATAACAActcataaatatatttttacctgcTTCACATATATCACCAATATACCCATTAACACATGCACAAGTGAAACTAGCCACCCCATCTGTGCAGGTCCCACCATTAAGACAAGGCGTTGAGGCACAGTCGTCTatgtctgttaaaaaaaatactttaatgcATTGCTAAGTAAACAGTTGAGAtggaaaaaaaagtaaattacttGTCGAACAGTCAGCTCCTGTATACCCATTAACACATGCACAAGTGAAACTAGCCACCCCATCTGTGCAGGTCCCACCATTAAGACAAGGCATTGAGGCACAGTCGTCTatgtctgttaaaaaaaatacttcaaTGCACTGCTAAGAAAACAGTCATGatggaaaaagaaaatatatttttacctgtCGAACAGTCATCACCAATATACCCATTAACACATGCACAAGTGAAACTAGCCACCCCATCTGTGCAGGTCCCACCATTAAGACAAGGCGTTGAGGCACAGTCGTCTAtgtctgttaaaaaaactacttaaTGCATGCTAAGTAAACAGTTGAGAtggaaaaaaaagtaaattacttGTCGAACAGTCAGCTCCTGTATACCCATTAACACATGCACAAGTGAAACTAGCCACCCCATCTGTGCAGGTCCCACCATTAAGACAAGGCATTGAGGCACAGTCGTCTatgtctgttaaaaaaaatactttaatgcATTGCTAAGTAAACAGTCAtgatggaaaaagaaaaagtaaattacttGTTGAACAGTCAGCTCCTGTATACCCATTAACACATGCACAAGTGAAACTAGCTACCCCATCTGAGCAGGTCCCACCATTAGGACAAGGCGTTGAGGCACAGTCGTCTATGTCTGCAAAAAAAGGTTTAGTACTATGCTaggtaaacaattaaaatggaaaatgaaaaagtaaattacttGTCGAACAGTCAGCTCCTGTATACCCATTAACACATGCACAAGTGAAACTAGACACCCCATCTGTGCAGGTTCCACCATTAAGACAAGGCGTTGAGGCACAGTCGTCtatgtctgtaaaaaaatactttaatactACTGCTAAGAAAACAGTTAAgatggaaaaagaaaaagtaaattacttGTCGAACAGTCAGCTCCTGTATACCCATTAACACATGCACAAGTGAAACTAGCCACCCCATCTGTGCAGGTCCCACCATTAGCACAAGGCGTTGAGGCACAGTCGTCTATGTCTGCAAAAAAAGGTTTAGTACTATGCTaggtaaacaattaaaatggaaaatgaaaaagtaaattacttGTCGAACAGTCAGCTCCTGTATACCCATTAACACATGCACAAGTGAAACTAGACACCCCATCTGTGCAGGTCCCACCATTAAGACAAGGCGTTGAGGCACAGTCATCTATGTCTGTAAAGTAATGGTTTAACTATCACCGATTAGAATGGCATTGCATATGGGCATTAATCCACATACACCCCACACCAAAACACTAAGAGATAttagttgtgttttgttaGACAAAGTATTAAGAAGTAGTAAACATCATTGCTTTATCGCAGTTGTATAAAAGCACCAAGAGTCTCATTATCTtacatttacaaaaacatatgTAGTTTATTGCATTAGCACATTTAAATACACATATCCAAACTAACCTTTCATACAAATCCAGTTCTTCTTATAATAATTATCATGAGTACCTCCCCACGTTCCCAATACATTGGTACAACTTCCATAAGAATCGAACCCGTACAAAATAACTCGACTTGTAGGATGGCTATGAAGTGGTTCGTATCTCCCACAATCATGATACCAGTTCTCGTTAGAACTTCCATTCACAGAAATGCctgtcccatctccccacaCCCAATCAGATATACCACCCTCACACTTCCCACCAACCCAATAACCCCGATCCCAACCACCCCAACCATCTTCATGCAAATCCAAACCACCAAGTTGGTTTGTAATCATATCTTGAACATCAGATGATTTTATATCAGCCAATCTACCGCCACCAGCCATACAAACTTGGTTTGCTTCATCGAAGTTTAAACGATCGTTTGCATTAATTGGGTTGTAGAAAGTGAATTCGTATTCACCATGGACAACAACTGCATCCGGCACTGTATAACAAgcaatgttaaaacataattgggggggggggataCCGtgagcacctaaatcccacattttctgatcgtgttttaaacaattaacaacggtctatgagagtcgtagggatacgattttatacttctttaaatgttttttttgtttactactaaatgggacgaaaaaatagaatgacaaggtgtcccattttccccactctactatataacttgtgGAGAAAATAAGGATACCcaaattctatattttctaattttgttgttaacaatcaacaacgctattttagcgACGCTGGGCTACGattattcttcgtttactaccatcggacgagaaaagagaacgaTAACATGTNNNNNNNNNNNNNNNNNNNNNNNN
It encodes:
- the LOC100183806 gene encoding uncharacterized protein LOC100183806; this encodes MWDLGAHGIPPPQLCFNIACYTVPDAVVVHGEYEFTFYNPINANDRLNFDEANQVCMAGGGRLADIKSSDVQDMITNQLGGLDLHEDGWGGWDRGYWVGGKCEGGISDWVWGDGTGISVNGSSNENWYHDCGRYEPLHSHPTSRVILYGFDSYGSCTNVLGTWGGTHDNYYKKNWICMKDIDDCASTPCLNGGTCTDGVSSFTCACVNGYTGADCSTNIDDCASTPCANGGTCTDGVASFTCACVNGYTGADCSTNIDDCASTPCLNGGTCTDGVSSFTCACVNGYTGADCSTNIDDCASTPCPNGGTCSDGVASFTCACVNGYTGADCSTNIDDCASMPCLNGGTCTDGVASFTCACVNGYTGADCSTNIDDCASMPCLNGGTCTDGVASFTCACVNGYTGADCSTNIDDCASTPCLNGGTCTDGVASFTCACVNGYIGDICEADLCKPNPCNHGTCNHAPTGYRCICQDGYVGDHCETDLCEPNPCNNSGSCVRAVESFTCDCQPAFTGQLCAEAKFEENDLNENLFHINYQASSLSSFSRSSDLCELNKQAGLVIIKDLQTQQVIENQTSSMYNGEEVQLWIGAKKTSDGWFWLDGSHMTFQYWSETGSDVIGSCLKMVSQSGSQELRWLPGDCDETMGYICEQPVNLVDPCEVIECYNSGTCTSSGAHYHCQCVEGYEGEDCATKISDSSSTQLTIIIALSCVIGFLLLVVIATVLYFVRRQPVVDKTVGQHRNKAFKDDVLYEYIEDVYVSYNIEKNKLLERFEELSSNFNFGFMAQFVDMPKKADFKKNVGPNKIFKIMSETLEGAYVNEGNPQVFIASRVDCLKLWESIMMQQCRVIVGFPEKNEKFYPGVRLIATYGSIKVLTVEKKCFKYFSIVEIEASNQTSEYESVSRKIKLFQFNNWSDCDIINSRFVWFSNKVLESLSKLPDRSSVIVYGSDSATSLFVAYQQLTRCLKRENQINIFQHVVQLRKLNAAFFANLELYILLHQLLVEQHHLGNTDLHLADSQEESKSTRIQREFDFLQKTVKHEVHASVTLTGGCGPTTVCLTPVEKVENFWTKVFVENPDLIISCDKTKSLKDFGLAGKLKQILGETSLEWKPDANLIKIRKNNTTRTVAITFLETMRSAEDLIQISNIFRQSFENLSRVVVVTSWESVTMVALSQLIERIESESKFDIFRIVRDLKLFITMEQYELLYKCLLHHNHEANLYANSIC